ATTTCCTTAGCTCAGATGATGAGGTAATAACATGTGTTTAGCATCATCACACACACCCAATCAGTTATACAAATGCATATGCATTTTAAACATCTGTGTTAACAATGACAGAGAGTTACAGACTCCTCCCCTGTAAACGAGGATAAATTGCGTTCTTTAAAGATCATGGGATTCTCCGAGTTGGAAGCGTCTCTAGCTTTAGAGAGATGTGGTaagttttttttgcttctttacATTTCTTCATGGGGATGTGTCATTAACCATTGTTAAAAATCAAAGCCGTACGTGTATTTGCTATTTTATCAGTGTAAAATCTTAGTCAGAGCCTTTGCTTATGTGATACATACCTTAGATGTTTGTGTGTCTCATTCTGTTTAGTAATTGAGACTCTTGTTAGATGTTTATATACATCTCATTGTCTCCTACTCGGTGTTTATGCATAATTGTCTGATTAAAATTTCAGGAGGGGATGTGAGCGTTGGAGATCTCGCAGACTTCATTTATGCCGCTCAGATTGCTCGTGAATTTGATGAGTTTCATGCTGACCCTGAAGAACAAAAGGTATAGTTACACCCCTTGGTCCGTTTTATAGCTATTTCGTTTCAAAGTACATGAAAAGGTTGTTGATACTGTGAAACCTGAGTGCAGCCTAGCGTCAAAAAGAGGCGGATGGAGGCAAGAAGAGAGTCCAGGTCATCTGCTGATGACGAGCCGATCCGCCTGCCAATTCCGATGATAGGATTCGGTGTTCCAAACGAGCCGGGGCTCATCACGCAGAGATCTATTCCAGCCATAGCTCAACGGCCACCGTATTTCTATTACGAAAACGTGGCTCTTGCACCTAAAGGCGTGTGGGATACCATCTCGAGACACCTGTACGACATTCCACCGGAGTTTGTGGACTCAAAGTATATCTGTGCAGCAGCAAGGAAAAGAGGGTACGTGCACAACCTCCCTATCAGCGGCAGGTATCAGGTTCAGCCACCTCCGAAGTACACGATCAGCGAGGCGTTTCCGCTGTCCAAGAAATGGTGGCCGAGTTGGGACAAGAGGACAAAGCTTAACTGCATCCTGACAGTGAATGCTAGTGCTCAGTTGACAAACAGGATCCGGCTTGCCCTGGAGGCTCATCCTGGAGAACCGCCTGAGAGTGCGAAGAAGTATGTAATTGATCAGTGCAAGAAGTGGAATCTTGTGTGGGTGGGAAAGAACAAAGCTGCGCCACTTGAACCAGATGAAATGGAGACTCTTCTTGGGTTTCCAAGAAACCATACACGAGGCGGTGGCACGAGTAGGACCGAGCGTTTGAAATCACTGGGCAACTCTTTTCAGGTAGCTTTCAACCTCGCATTTGCATAATCATACTGTCATTATTACGTGTACCAAGTTTCATAGTTTGGAAACTGTTTTTGTATCAGCAGTTTGGTGTAGTTCTTGATCACTTTTGTCCTTTTGATGATTCGTTTTGCCTATGGTTTAATGGTTTTGAGATTGAACTTGTTTTCAGGTGGATACTGTTGCGTATCATCTCTCTGTCTTGAAACCCCTGTTTCCATCCGGTATCAATGTGCTCTCCCTGTTCACGGGCATTGGAGGAGCAGAAGTG
The sequence above is drawn from the Raphanus sativus cultivar WK10039 chromosome 7, ASM80110v3, whole genome shotgun sequence genome and encodes:
- the LOC108817778 gene encoding DNA (cytosine-5)-methyltransferase DRM2, with protein sequence MAQDSADWNSDDDLDFQIDNYQSSPPSSPPVAAVTSSDGLFATLIDMGFSTENIARAIEEHGPNADTMVIIDAISKYSVNCEASSSKSKTIDHFLAMGFEEEKVIKAIHEHGEDNIEEIANALISSAVTDAAKEEVAPVVKEEDDFDWSESDDEKYANFLSSDDERVTDSSPVNEDKLRSLKIMGFSELEASLALERCGGDVSVGDLADFIYAAQIAREFDEFHADPEEQKPSVKKRRMEARRESRSSADDEPIRLPIPMIGFGVPNEPGLITQRSIPAIAQRPPYFYYENVALAPKGVWDTISRHLYDIPPEFVDSKYICAAARKRGYVHNLPISGRYQVQPPPKYTISEAFPLSKKWWPSWDKRTKLNCILTVNASAQLTNRIRLALEAHPGEPPESAKKYVIDQCKKWNLVWVGKNKAAPLEPDEMETLLGFPRNHTRGGGTSRTERLKSLGNSFQVDTVAYHLSVLKPLFPSGINVLSLFTGIGGAEVALHRLQIPMKTVVSVEISAVNRNILKDFWEQTNQKGTLIEFADVQDLSNEKIVELMQRFGGFDLVIGGSPCNNLAGGNRVSRSGLEGEQSSLFFEYCRILDVVRETTKKMRRS